In a genomic window of Stakelama saccharophila:
- a CDS encoding VOC family protein: MARLNYLELPVRDVARLKQFYEQAFGWSLSQFGPDYAATTSDDVEIGLNGDADEWTAQLLPVIEVDDIDSAVEQVTRAGGTVSRPIFAFPGGRRFHFRDPHGHELAVWTKAPEQGDAA; encoded by the coding sequence ATGGCGCGGCTGAATTATCTGGAGCTACCGGTGCGGGACGTGGCGCGGCTGAAACAGTTCTATGAGCAGGCATTCGGGTGGAGCCTGTCGCAATTCGGACCGGATTATGCAGCGACGACAAGCGACGACGTCGAGATCGGCCTGAACGGAGATGCGGACGAATGGACGGCGCAGTTGCTGCCGGTGATCGAGGTTGATGACATCGATTCGGCGGTGGAGCAGGTCACGCGAGCAGGTGGAACCGTATCCCGGCCGATCTTTGCTTTCCCCGGCGGCCGCCGGTTCCACTTCCGCGATCCGCACGGCCACGAACTCGCTGTCTGGACCAAGGCGCCCGAGCAGGGGGATGCCGCCTGA
- a CDS encoding M1 family metallopeptidase: protein MRTIFAALCAAALPFAAHGETADEVPTGKLPDTAAPTAYRLDLTVLPAQDRFSGHAEIDVDLKEAASMIYMHGRDLKVTRATATVGSETFPVTLKQITPLGLDRLEFGRMLQPGKITLSFDYSAPFGSGAAGLYHVKVGDEWYSWTQFESIDARAAFPSFDEPGFKTPFTVNLTTRPGYVALSNAPETGKAKVGDLVKHNFRTTKPLPTYLMAFVVGPFATVETTAEPTPQRSDPLPVRIVATQQQAGKLAFARENTGPIVALLEKYFGERFPFGKLDQIGSPIMPGAMENAGADIYGDGILLLEPNATAAQKQSFGMVVSHELSHQWFGDLVTPAWWDDIWLNESFANWMGYRIGNEWRPDLNIGTNAIEEAFEAMDIDALKAGRPIHQKITRDADINSAFDSITYGKGGQVVAMIAAYMGDAEFQKGVRLHLKRHAYGNATTEEFFQSLADAAQDPRVLSAMKSFVDQQGVPVVTFHHANGKLMASQKRYSYLGTQVAPETWSIPLCIRHGEERNCTLMDKRQTLVRAPGTGAIMPNAGGTGYYRFDLDPADWDALIAAAPKLVPGEALALTDSLWADFYAGSGSAERLIALTHAMAANPDSNAAVDNGNRLVELAGHGMISDAAMPAYRRLLIDTYAPLYEKLGFDPADGAYADENPDTQELRRAVVGLMAGAAQDEEVQARLAEATNAYLAGNAEALAPGYLRRGLGVLVERNDLDFAKSLADKALSSDDSEFREAALAAIGGSGKADIGRWLLEDFDDARLRKTEKLDLIGDLAGNGDTRKLAADYMIAHFDRIAKDAGIFAALRIPAFFSGSCSVAQADALEQALRPKFEAAGVGMLGFDRTIEKIRTCARLKTALSGDVSKALLRGTG, encoded by the coding sequence TTGCGGACCATCTTCGCGGCGCTGTGCGCGGCCGCCCTTCCATTTGCGGCTCATGGCGAAACAGCGGACGAAGTGCCGACCGGAAAACTCCCCGATACCGCCGCGCCGACCGCCTATCGTCTCGACCTGACCGTGCTGCCGGCGCAGGATCGTTTCAGCGGCCATGCCGAGATCGACGTCGATCTGAAGGAAGCCGCGAGCATGATCTACATGCACGGCCGCGATCTGAAGGTGACCAGGGCGACCGCGACGGTGGGAAGCGAAACCTTTCCGGTAACGCTGAAACAGATCACTCCGTTGGGGCTCGATCGGCTGGAGTTCGGCCGGATGCTGCAGCCGGGCAAGATCACCCTGTCCTTCGACTATTCGGCGCCGTTCGGATCGGGTGCGGCGGGCCTGTATCACGTGAAGGTGGGTGACGAGTGGTATAGCTGGACGCAGTTCGAATCGATCGACGCCCGAGCCGCCTTCCCGTCCTTCGACGAGCCGGGCTTCAAAACGCCGTTCACCGTCAATCTGACGACCCGGCCGGGTTATGTCGCACTGTCGAACGCCCCGGAAACCGGAAAGGCCAAGGTCGGCGATCTCGTCAAACACAACTTCCGCACGACCAAGCCGCTGCCCACCTATCTCATGGCATTCGTCGTCGGCCCGTTCGCCACGGTGGAAACCACCGCCGAACCGACCCCGCAGCGCAGCGATCCGCTGCCGGTGCGCATCGTCGCGACGCAGCAACAGGCCGGAAAGCTGGCCTTCGCGCGGGAGAATACCGGGCCGATCGTAGCGCTGCTGGAAAAATATTTCGGCGAGCGCTTTCCTTTCGGCAAACTAGACCAGATCGGGTCGCCGATCATGCCCGGCGCCATGGAAAATGCCGGCGCCGACATCTACGGCGACGGCATTCTCCTGCTGGAACCCAATGCCACGGCCGCGCAGAAGCAGAGTTTCGGCATGGTCGTTTCGCACGAGCTGTCGCACCAGTGGTTCGGCGATCTCGTCACCCCCGCCTGGTGGGACGACATCTGGCTCAACGAGAGCTTCGCCAATTGGATGGGCTATCGCATCGGCAATGAATGGCGCCCCGACCTGAACATCGGCACCAACGCCATCGAGGAAGCGTTCGAGGCGATGGATATCGACGCGCTCAAGGCGGGCCGGCCGATCCACCAGAAGATCACGCGCGACGCCGACATCAACAGCGCGTTCGATTCCATCACCTATGGCAAGGGTGGACAGGTCGTCGCGATGATCGCGGCCTATATGGGTGATGCCGAATTCCAGAAGGGCGTTCGGCTGCACCTGAAGCGCCACGCTTATGGCAATGCGACGACCGAGGAGTTCTTCCAGTCGCTCGCCGACGCGGCGCAGGATCCGCGCGTGCTGAGCGCGATGAAGAGTTTTGTCGACCAGCAGGGCGTGCCCGTCGTCACTTTTCACCACGCGAACGGCAAGCTGATGGCGAGCCAGAAGCGCTACAGCTATCTCGGCACCCAGGTCGCGCCCGAAACCTGGAGCATTCCGCTGTGCATCCGCCACGGCGAGGAGCGGAACTGCACCTTGATGGACAAGCGGCAGACCCTCGTCCGCGCGCCCGGCACGGGGGCGATCATGCCCAATGCCGGCGGCACGGGCTATTACCGGTTCGATCTCGACCCCGCCGACTGGGACGCATTGATCGCCGCAGCGCCGAAGCTGGTTCCGGGCGAGGCCCTGGCGTTGACCGACAGTCTGTGGGCGGATTTCTATGCGGGATCCGGCTCGGCGGAACGCCTGATCGCGCTCACCCACGCGATGGCGGCCAATCCCGATTCGAACGCCGCCGTCGACAATGGCAACCGCCTGGTCGAACTTGCCGGACACGGCATGATTTCGGATGCGGCGATGCCCGCCTATCGCCGGCTCCTGATCGACACCTATGCACCGTTATATGAAAAACTGGGGTTCGATCCGGCCGATGGCGCTTATGCGGACGAAAATCCCGATACGCAGGAGCTTCGCCGCGCGGTCGTCGGCCTGATGGCGGGAGCTGCGCAAGACGAAGAGGTGCAGGCCCGGCTGGCCGAGGCGACGAACGCCTATCTCGCCGGCAATGCCGAGGCGCTCGCCCCCGGCTATCTGCGGCGCGGGTTGGGCGTCCTTGTCGAGCGCAATGATCTGGATTTCGCCAAGTCGTTGGCGGACAAGGCGTTGTCGAGCGATGATTCCGAATTCCGCGAAGCGGCGCTGGCGGCGATCGGTGGATCGGGCAAGGCCGATATCGGCCGGTGGCTACTCGAGGATTTCGACGACGCCCGCCTGCGCAAGACCGAAAAGCTCGACCTGATCGGCGACCTCGCCGGCAATGGCGACACTCGCAAACTGGCTGCCGATTACATGATCGCGCACTTCGATCGGATCGCGAAAGATGCCGGCATCTTCGCGGCTCTCAGGATTCCAGCGTTTTTCTCCGGAAGCTGCTCGGTAGCGCAAGCGGATGCACTGGAACAGGCACTGCGTCCGAAGTTCGAGGCGGCCGGCGTCGGCATGCTCGGCTTCGACCGGACGATCGAGAAGATCCGGACGTGCGCCCGGCTGAAAACCGCGCTTTCCGGCGACGTGTCGAAAGCCCTGTTGCGCGGGACCGGGTAA
- a CDS encoding long-chain fatty acid--CoA ligase codes for MLGGMQDFELRVPRLVEHAEREHGSREIVTRWADGSETRTDWAGVGRDARRLAQALERMGVRPGDRVATLAMNHARHLITWYGAIGMGGILHTINPRLFEDQLAFIANHAEDKVLLYDKAFQPIVDRMRDRWTTIEHYIVYDSDGPDSFEAVIGREDGAYRWVEGDEREPCMLCYTSGTTGNPKGVLYTHRSSVIHALAEMQPSVFDLSASSVALPVVPMFHAVGWGLPFAAPAAGLKFVLSAVNEAKVLCGLMNRERVTHSAGVPTVWFAMFQHMDETGEAPRHLQVVTIGGSAAPRSMIERIMKMGIRVNHAWGMTETSPIGTIGARPPDWDDLTFDQQVDYLCRQGRVPFGVEMRVVDEDGNTLPRDGVSSGRLQVRGPWIVKRYFKDDSGDALTPDGWFDTGDVSVIHPDGTMQITDRAKDVIKSGGEWISSVELENCAVGCPGVAEAAAIGVHHPKWDERPLLLVVRKQGSTVTADEIIAHLERHVAKWWLPDEIEFVDSLPHTAAGKLLKAQIREQYKDFKLAVA; via the coding sequence ATGCTGGGAGGGATGCAGGACTTCGAGCTTCGGGTACCGCGACTGGTCGAACATGCCGAGCGAGAACACGGTTCGCGCGAAATCGTGACCCGTTGGGCCGACGGCAGCGAAACGCGAACCGACTGGGCCGGGGTCGGCCGCGACGCGCGGCGGCTGGCGCAGGCGCTGGAGCGGATGGGCGTGCGCCCCGGCGACCGTGTCGCAACGCTGGCGATGAACCATGCGCGGCACCTGATCACCTGGTACGGTGCGATCGGGATGGGCGGAATCCTGCACACGATCAATCCGCGACTGTTCGAGGACCAGCTCGCCTTCATCGCCAACCATGCGGAGGACAAGGTCCTCCTTTACGACAAGGCGTTCCAGCCGATCGTGGACAGGATGCGCGACCGCTGGACGACGATCGAGCATTACATCGTTTATGATAGTGACGGACCGGACAGCTTCGAGGCGGTAATCGGGCGGGAGGACGGTGCATATCGCTGGGTAGAGGGCGATGAGCGCGAACCGTGCATGCTGTGCTATACCAGTGGCACGACGGGCAATCCCAAGGGGGTTCTCTACACGCACCGCTCGTCGGTCATTCATGCCCTGGCCGAGATGCAGCCATCGGTGTTCGACCTTTCCGCGAGCTCGGTCGCGCTGCCGGTCGTGCCGATGTTTCATGCGGTGGGCTGGGGGCTGCCGTTCGCCGCACCCGCCGCCGGGTTGAAGTTCGTCCTTTCCGCCGTCAACGAGGCGAAGGTCCTGTGCGGCCTGATGAATCGCGAACGGGTCACCCACAGCGCCGGGGTGCCGACGGTCTGGTTCGCGATGTTCCAGCACATGGATGAAACGGGCGAAGCTCCCCGGCATTTGCAGGTCGTCACGATCGGCGGTTCTGCAGCGCCGCGTTCCATGATCGAACGGATCATGAAAATGGGAATCCGCGTCAATCACGCCTGGGGCATGACCGAAACCTCTCCGATCGGCACGATCGGCGCGCGGCCGCCGGACTGGGACGACCTGACGTTCGATCAGCAGGTCGATTACCTGTGCCGGCAGGGCCGTGTTCCGTTCGGCGTGGAAATGCGGGTCGTCGACGAGGATGGAAACACGCTCCCGCGAGACGGCGTCAGCTCGGGGCGGCTGCAGGTCCGCGGGCCGTGGATCGTCAAGCGCTATTTCAAGGATGACAGCGGCGACGCGCTGACCCCGGACGGCTGGTTCGATACCGGAGACGTATCGGTGATCCATCCCGACGGCACGATGCAGATCACCGACCGGGCGAAGGATGTCATCAAGTCCGGCGGCGAATGGATCAGCTCGGTGGAGCTGGAAAACTGCGCGGTCGGATGCCCGGGCGTAGCGGAAGCCGCGGCCATCGGTGTGCATCATCCGAAATGGGACGAGCGCCCGCTGCTGCTGGTGGTTCGCAAGCAGGGAAGCACCGTCACGGCGGACGAGATCATCGCCCATCTGGAGCGGCACGTCGCCAAATGGTGGCTGCCCGACGAAATCGAATTCGTCGACTCGCTACCCCACACCGCGGCCGGCAAACTGCTCAAGGCCCAGATCCGCGAGCAGTATAAGGATTTCAAACTGGCCGTCGCCTGA
- the dnaE gene encoding DNA polymerase III subunit alpha translates to MAHAGFVPLRIFSSYTMLDGAIEPSAIARHARELGFPAAALVDRNGLYAAMAFSDAAFDSGVQPIIGTMLTVARPESPSGELSQPLDWLALLAQDEAGYANLCTLVSRGHLDRPIEEPAHINFDALHGCTDGLIALTAGREGALARMFADGQSEAALRYADRLQDLFGDRLYVELSRRNDDVETRAEPHLLDLAYDRGLPIVATNPCCFAERDFHDAHDAMLCIANSSYVASDDRPKSSPDAWLKPASEMKLLFADLPEAIDNSLVVAQRCAVAAPKRKPILPSLAGDREGEAARLREDARAGLVARLTKLISIDAAPDEGQPAEMAGTNAAALEARFPEYFERLEFELDIIIQMGFPGYFLIVADFIKWAKDHDIPVGPGRGSGAGSVVAWALTITDLDPMKLGLLFERFLNPERVSMPDFDIDFCETRRGEVIRYVQEKYGRDHVAQIITFGKLKARAVLKDTGRVLQMSYGQVDRLAKLVPNLPADPWTLERALNGVSELHAEYRNDEGVRYLLDLAMKLEGLPRHSSTHAAGVVIGDRPLSELVPLYRDPRSDMPVTQFDMKYVEGAGLVKFDFLGLKTLSVLNLATKLLKQRGIAVDLDALKWDDEATYELLQRGETVGVFQLESEGMRRTLAAVRPSNFGDIIALVSLYRPGPMDNIPMFGARKNGREPIEYPHPLLEPILEETYGIFVYQEQVMQAAQVLAGYSLGGADLLRRAMGKKKKEEMDKQRAIFVAGCREHNGIEEAKANELFDLIDKFAGYGFNKSHAAAYALLAYQTAWLKAHHPHEFFAASMSYDLHQTDKLAIFVDDMKRLGVSCLAPDINASEAEFTVEADADGALAVRYALAALKGVGERAMELLVDARRNEGRFRSLDDFARRVDPRLLNKRQLETLAGAGAFDSIDDNRAGVHAVAETLLAVAARTHEQRVSGQGGLFGEGSAAEPDIKLPAAAHWSLVQRIAAEKDAFGFYFSAHPLDRYAHLARTHQARTLASINEFEVPEGGRASALFAVLVEDARWRTSARGKRYLMAGLSDATAQCIATCFDDAVSEQVEEAAKAGGCGLVTAELDRRPGEETPRVTIRQIQPFEQLANSARLILEFAVDGPAVLPLLAEMLADQRGGKAEVRLHATIAGGETELILGSDFLLDGELAERIESLQGVEWSVLKPAEIKRLAAAG, encoded by the coding sequence ATGGCCCATGCTGGTTTCGTTCCCTTAAGAATATTCTCCTCCTACACCATGCTCGACGGTGCGATCGAACCGTCGGCAATCGCCCGCCATGCGCGCGAGCTGGGCTTTCCGGCCGCCGCGCTCGTCGATCGCAACGGCCTGTACGCCGCCATGGCCTTTTCCGATGCCGCCTTCGATTCGGGCGTGCAGCCGATCATCGGGACGATGTTGACCGTCGCGCGTCCCGAATCGCCGTCGGGAGAACTGAGCCAGCCGCTCGACTGGCTGGCGCTGCTGGCCCAGGATGAGGCCGGGTATGCCAATCTGTGCACCCTGGTGAGCCGGGGCCATCTCGATCGCCCGATCGAAGAGCCGGCGCATATCAATTTCGATGCCCTGCACGGATGCACCGATGGCCTGATCGCGCTTACCGCGGGGCGGGAAGGGGCGCTCGCCCGGATGTTCGCCGACGGGCAAAGCGAAGCGGCGCTACGCTATGCCGATCGGCTGCAGGACCTGTTCGGCGACAGGCTGTACGTCGAATTGTCGCGCCGCAACGACGATGTCGAGACGCGCGCCGAGCCTCATCTGCTCGACCTGGCCTATGATCGCGGACTGCCGATCGTCGCGACCAACCCGTGCTGCTTTGCCGAACGCGATTTCCACGATGCGCATGATGCGATGCTCTGCATCGCCAATTCCAGTTATGTCGCGAGCGACGATCGGCCGAAGAGTTCTCCCGACGCGTGGCTGAAGCCGGCCAGCGAGATGAAATTGCTGTTCGCCGATCTGCCGGAGGCGATCGACAACAGCCTGGTCGTCGCGCAGCGCTGCGCCGTCGCCGCGCCGAAGCGGAAACCGATCCTGCCAAGCCTTGCCGGCGACCGGGAGGGCGAGGCGGCGCGCTTGCGCGAAGATGCGCGGGCCGGCCTGGTCGCACGCCTGACGAAGTTGATCTCGATCGACGCCGCGCCTGACGAGGGTCAGCCGGCGGAGATGGCCGGCACGAACGCCGCAGCTTTGGAAGCGCGGTTTCCAGAATATTTCGAGAGGCTGGAGTTCGAACTCGACATCATCATCCAGATGGGGTTTCCGGGCTATTTCCTGATCGTCGCCGACTTCATCAAATGGGCCAAGGATCACGACATCCCGGTGGGGCCGGGCCGCGGTTCCGGCGCCGGCTCGGTCGTCGCCTGGGCGCTCACTATCACCGATCTCGACCCGATGAAGCTGGGCCTGCTGTTCGAGCGCTTTCTCAACCCCGAACGCGTATCGATGCCGGACTTCGACATCGATTTCTGCGAAACGCGGCGCGGCGAGGTGATCCGCTATGTCCAAGAGAAATACGGCCGGGATCATGTCGCGCAGATCATAACCTTCGGTAAGCTGAAGGCGCGAGCGGTGCTGAAGGACACCGGCCGCGTGCTGCAGATGAGCTATGGTCAGGTCGACCGGCTCGCCAAGCTTGTGCCGAACCTGCCGGCCGATCCCTGGACGCTGGAACGTGCCCTGAACGGCGTCAGCGAACTTCATGCGGAGTATCGGAACGACGAGGGCGTTCGCTACCTTCTCGATCTCGCGATGAAGCTGGAAGGCTTGCCACGCCACAGTTCCACCCATGCCGCGGGTGTGGTGATCGGCGACCGTCCGCTGTCGGAACTGGTGCCCCTTTATCGCGACCCGCGCTCGGACATGCCGGTCACGCAGTTCGACATGAAATATGTCGAGGGCGCGGGGCTGGTGAAGTTCGACTTTCTGGGGCTGAAGACGCTTTCGGTGCTCAATCTTGCAACGAAGCTCCTGAAGCAGCGCGGTATCGCGGTCGATCTCGACGCGCTCAAATGGGACGACGAGGCGACCTACGAGTTGTTGCAGCGCGGTGAGACGGTCGGGGTCTTCCAGCTTGAATCCGAAGGCATGCGGCGCACGCTTGCCGCGGTCCGGCCGTCCAACTTCGGTGACATCATTGCGCTCGTGTCGCTCTATCGCCCCGGACCGATGGACAATATCCCCATGTTCGGCGCGCGCAAGAACGGCCGTGAACCGATCGAATATCCGCATCCGCTGCTGGAGCCTATCCTGGAGGAGACCTACGGGATCTTCGTCTATCAGGAGCAGGTGATGCAGGCGGCGCAGGTTCTTGCCGGCTATTCGCTCGGCGGCGCGGACCTGCTGCGCCGCGCCATGGGCAAGAAGAAGAAGGAAGAGATGGACAAGCAGCGCGCGATCTTCGTCGCGGGCTGCAGGGAGCATAACGGTATCGAAGAGGCGAAGGCCAACGAGCTGTTCGACTTGATCGACAAGTTCGCCGGATACGGTTTCAACAAGAGCCACGCCGCCGCCTATGCGCTGCTCGCCTATCAGACCGCCTGGCTGAAGGCGCATCACCCGCACGAATTCTTCGCAGCGTCGATGAGCTATGACCTGCACCAGACGGATAAGCTTGCGATTTTTGTCGACGACATGAAAAGGCTGGGCGTCTCCTGCCTGGCGCCCGACATCAACGCCAGCGAAGCCGAGTTCACGGTGGAGGCGGACGCGGATGGCGCTCTGGCCGTCCGCTATGCCCTGGCCGCGCTGAAGGGCGTGGGCGAGCGCGCCATGGAACTGCTGGTCGATGCGCGGCGGAACGAGGGGCGGTTCCGGTCGCTCGACGATTTCGCCCGCCGCGTCGATCCCCGTCTCCTCAACAAACGGCAGTTGGAAACGCTTGCCGGCGCGGGGGCTTTCGATTCGATCGACGACAATCGCGCCGGCGTCCATGCCGTGGCCGAAACGCTGCTGGCGGTCGCGGCGCGCACGCACGAGCAGCGGGTCAGCGGTCAGGGCGGCCTGTTCGGCGAGGGGAGCGCGGCCGAGCCCGACATCAAGCTTCCCGCCGCTGCGCATTGGTCGCTGGTGCAGCGCATCGCGGCGGAAAAGGATGCATTCGGCTTTTACTTTTCCGCCCATCCGCTCGATCGCTATGCGCATCTGGCGCGCACCCATCAGGCCCGAACCCTGGCGAGCATCAACGAGTTCGAGGTGCCGGAGGGCGGCCGGGCAAGTGCGTTGTTCGCTGTTCTGGTGGAGGATGCCCGGTGGCGCACGTCCGCGCGTGGCAAGCGTTACCTGATGGCCGGGCTTTCGGACGCGACGGCGCAGTGCATCGCGACCTGTTTCGACGACGCCGTGTCCGAGCAGGTCGAAGAGGCGGCGAAGGCCGGCGGATGCGGACTGGTGACGGCGGAGCTGGATCGACGGCCCGGTGAGGAGACGCCGCGCGTGACCATCCGGCAGATCCAGCCATTCGAGCAACTAGCCAACAGCGCGCGACTGATCCTGGAATTCGCCGTCGACGGTCCCGCGGTGTTGCCGTTGCTGGCGGAGATGCTCGCCGATCAGCGCGGCGGGAAAGCGGAGGTCCGGCTGCACGCCACCATCGCGGGCGGAGAGACCGAACTGATCCTCGGCAGCGATTTCCTGCTAGATGGGGAGCTTGCCGAGCGGATCGAGAGTCTCCAAGGTGTCGAATGGTCGGTATTGAAGCCGGCGGAGATAAAGCGGCTTGCGGCCGCAGGATAA
- the moaB gene encoding molybdenum cofactor biosynthesis protein B: MPIDESTPFKPVRIAVLTVSDSRTLAEDRSGDTLVARIEAAGHIVADRHIVRDDCDAIVGLLHGWIDDETVDCVITTGGTGVTGRDVTPEALARVQDKAIEGFGELFRWLSYAKIGTSTIQSRACACVARGTYIFALPGSTGAVKDGWDDILAQQLDIRHRPCNFVELMPRLMER, translated from the coding sequence GTGCCGATTGACGAAAGCACCCCCTTCAAGCCCGTTCGCATCGCCGTCCTGACCGTTTCCGACAGTCGGACGCTTGCCGAGGATCGCTCCGGCGATACGCTCGTGGCCCGGATCGAGGCTGCCGGCCACATCGTCGCGGATCGCCATATCGTGCGGGATGACTGCGACGCCATTGTCGGCCTGCTTCATGGCTGGATCGATGACGAGACGGTCGATTGCGTCATCACCACCGGCGGCACCGGGGTCACCGGTCGCGACGTGACGCCGGAGGCGCTCGCCCGGGTGCAGGACAAGGCCATCGAAGGCTTCGGCGAGCTGTTCCGCTGGCTCAGCTACGCCAAGATCGGCACCTCGACCATTCAGTCGCGAGCATGCGCATGTGTGGCGCGCGGCACCTATATCTTCGCGCTTCCCGGCTCCACCGGCGCCGTAAAGGACGGCTGGGACGACATCCTGGCGCAGCAGCTCGACATCCGCCACCGGCCCTGCAACTTCGTCGAACTGATGCCGCGCCTGATGGAACGCTGA
- a CDS encoding PA0069 family radical SAM protein: MAKTTSGRGATQNRESARFSTVERLADGDWLDMRDAVDGPAAKLRTTVTVEHPRTIITRNRSPDIGFDRSVNPYRGCEHGCIYCFARPTHAFHDLSPGLDFETKLFAKPSAPDLLRAELARPGYSVRPIAFGTNTDPYQPVEREWRITRRCIEILAETDHPLTITTKSDRVLRDLDLLAPMARKNLVAVMLSVTSLDPKIARTLEPRAPHPEKRLSAVAQLADRGIPVFVSISPIVPAITDHEMEHLLERAAQAGARSAFFIPVRLPHEVAPLFRDWLETHFPDRAGKVMATIRSLRGNRDNDPDFFNRMRGKGVWADLLRTRFHKACRKYGLDGERMSLRTDLFRPPRGPQGELFD; encoded by the coding sequence ATGGCAAAGACGACTTCCGGTCGCGGCGCGACGCAGAACAGGGAAAGTGCCCGCTTCAGCACGGTCGAACGGCTGGCCGATGGCGACTGGCTGGACATGCGCGATGCCGTGGACGGCCCGGCGGCCAAGCTGCGCACCACCGTAACGGTAGAGCATCCCAGAACCATCATCACCCGCAACCGCTCGCCCGACATTGGGTTCGACCGTTCCGTCAATCCGTATCGCGGCTGCGAGCATGGCTGCATCTACTGCTTCGCGCGCCCGACGCACGCGTTCCACGATCTCTCGCCCGGCCTGGATTTCGAGACGAAGCTCTTTGCGAAGCCATCCGCGCCGGACCTGCTGCGCGCGGAGCTGGCGCGGCCGGGATATAGCGTGCGGCCGATCGCCTTCGGCACCAATACCGATCCCTACCAACCCGTCGAACGCGAATGGCGGATCACGCGGCGCTGCATCGAAATTCTGGCCGAGACCGATCATCCCCTCACCATCACGACGAAGTCCGACCGGGTTCTGCGCGACCTGGACCTGCTGGCGCCCATGGCCCGAAAGAACCTCGTCGCCGTCATGCTGTCGGTGACGTCGCTCGATCCGAAAATCGCGCGCACGCTGGAGCCCAGGGCGCCGCACCCGGAAAAGCGGCTGTCGGCCGTTGCGCAACTCGCCGATCGCGGCATTCCGGTTTTCGTGTCGATTTCTCCCATCGTCCCGGCGATCACCGATCACGAAATGGAGCATCTGCTGGAACGGGCCGCGCAGGCAGGCGCGCGTTCGGCCTTCTTCATTCCGGTGCGGCTTCCCCACGAAGTCGCGCCCCTGTTCCGGGATTGGCTGGAAACCCATTTTCCCGATCGCGCCGGCAAGGTGATGGCGACGATACGGTCGCTACGCGGCAACCGCGACAACGATCCGGACTTCTTCAACCGGATGCGGGGCAAGGGCGTCTGGGCCGATCTGCTCCGCACCAGGTTCCACAAGGCGTGCCGCAAATACGGATTGGACGGGGAGCGCATGTCCTTGCGAACCGATCTCTTCCGCCCGCCGCGCGGCCCGCAAGGGGAATTGTTCGACTGA